One window from the genome of Deinococcus sp. NW-56 encodes:
- a CDS encoding MFS transporter, giving the protein MTEAAPLSPQARRVRQLATSGLILGVFLAALESSVVATAMPSVIADLGGQRLYALPFAVYLLTSTVSSPLWGRASDVVGRRRLYLVGVVLFLLGSALCGLAQSMGWLVGARALQGLGAGAVLPLTLTIIGETYSLTERGRVQAFISGVWGLSGLLGPLLGGWLTDTLSWRWTFYASLPFGVAALLIALRHLRETGTPHPARLDWAGAALFTLGSGLTVWGLESRLWAMVGAGLLILLAAVMVERRHPQPLLPMGALRQRTTAIAFAGNFLGGAAYFGVIAYLPLYAQGVGGGSATGAGAILTPMLVGWTLTSILAARLLNRVPLARLSQVGFLVLTGTFAALTFAVHAPLWVTSVLGFVVGMGMGFAMLSLLLSAQERAEREELGAVTSGVLFARQMGGALGVALMALLIGPAAILSGGPELAEGLRRAYVLALVLVAGGLLLSLRLRAVRPMQAGAAD; this is encoded by the coding sequence ATGACCGAAGCGGCTCCCCTCTCCCCGCAGGCCCGGCGAGTCCGGCAACTGGCGACCTCCGGCCTGATTCTGGGCGTTTTTCTGGCGGCGCTGGAGTCCAGCGTGGTGGCGACCGCCATGCCCAGCGTGATCGCGGACCTGGGAGGCCAGCGGCTCTACGCACTGCCCTTCGCGGTCTACCTGCTCACGAGCACGGTCTCCAGCCCACTGTGGGGCCGCGCCTCGGACGTGGTGGGGCGGCGGCGGCTGTACCTCGTGGGCGTGGTGCTGTTCCTCTTGGGCAGCGCCCTGTGTGGCCTCGCGCAGAGCATGGGTTGGCTGGTGGGGGCACGGGCCTTGCAGGGATTGGGAGCGGGGGCGGTGCTGCCGCTGACCCTGACCATCATCGGGGAGACGTACTCGCTGACCGAACGCGGGCGGGTGCAGGCCTTTATCAGCGGAGTGTGGGGCCTCTCGGGGCTGCTGGGGCCGTTGCTGGGCGGCTGGCTGACGGACACGCTCTCGTGGCGCTGGACCTTCTATGCCTCGCTGCCATTCGGGGTGGCGGCGCTGCTGATCGCCCTGCGCCACCTGCGCGAGACGGGCACCCCGCACCCGGCGCGGCTGGACTGGGCGGGCGCGGCGCTCTTCACCCTGGGCAGCGGCCTGACGGTGTGGGGCCTGGAGTCGCGGCTGTGGGCGATGGTGGGGGCGGGACTCTTGATCCTGCTGGCCGCCGTGATGGTGGAACGGCGGCACCCCCAGCCCCTGCTGCCCATGGGGGCGCTGCGGCAGCGCACGACCGCCATCGCCTTCGCGGGCAATTTCCTGGGAGGGGCGGCTTACTTCGGGGTGATCGCCTACCTCCCGCTGTACGCGCAGGGGGTGGGCGGCGGGAGTGCCACGGGCGCCGGGGCCATCCTCACGCCCATGCTGGTGGGCTGGACGCTGACGAGCATCCTCGCGGCGCGGCTGCTCAACCGCGTGCCCCTCGCGCGGCTCTCGCAGGTGGGTTTCCTGGTGCTGACGGGGACGTTCGCGGCGCTCACCTTTGCGGTGCACGCGCCGCTGTGGGTCACCTCGGTGCTGGGGTTCGTGGTGGGCATGGGGATGGGCTTCGCCATGCTGAGCCTGCTGCTCTCGGCGCAGGAGCGGGCGGAGCGCGAGGAACTCGGCGCGGTGACGAGCGGCGTGTTGTTCGCCCGGCAGATGGGCGGGGCGCTGGGGGTGGCGCTGATGGCCCTCCTGATCGGTCCCGCCGCGATCCTGTCGGGCGGCCCCGAACTCGCCGAGGGCCTGCGGCGGGCCTACGTGCTGGCGCTCGTGCTGGTGGCGGGCGGGCTGCTGCTGAGCCTGCGGCTGCGGGCGGTGCGGCCCATGCAGGCGGGGGCGGCGGACTGA
- a CDS encoding SDR family oxidoreductase → MTQRTALGEGKSAFVTGASKGIGLEVARALTGAGYAVTITSRKQGEIEAAAREIGGQALGVVCDVRDPQALQRAVDAHVEAFGGLDVLFVNAGLGHFANVDDLTVEQWQEVIDTNLSGAFYTVKAGLSALKRRGGYIFTLSSLAGKNPFAGGGAYNASKFGLNGLSEVLTLDLRQHGIKVTQIMPGSVATYFNGHTPNEADAWKIQPEDIAQLTLDLLAMPERTLPSRIEVRPSRPPQK, encoded by the coding sequence ATGACGCAGCGGACAGCATTGGGGGAGGGCAAGAGCGCCTTCGTGACCGGAGCCAGCAAGGGCATCGGGCTGGAGGTGGCGCGGGCACTCACGGGAGCCGGGTACGCGGTCACGATCACCAGCCGCAAGCAAGGCGAAATCGAGGCGGCGGCCCGCGAGATCGGCGGGCAGGCGCTGGGCGTGGTCTGCGACGTGCGCGACCCGCAGGCCCTCCAGCGGGCGGTGGACGCCCACGTGGAAGCCTTCGGCGGCCTCGACGTGCTGTTCGTCAACGCGGGGCTGGGGCACTTCGCCAACGTCGACGACCTGACGGTCGAGCAGTGGCAGGAGGTGATCGACACCAACCTCAGCGGCGCCTTTTACACGGTCAAGGCGGGTTTGAGCGCCCTCAAGCGGCGGGGCGGGTACATCTTTACCCTGTCGAGCCTCGCGGGGAAAAACCCCTTCGCGGGCGGCGGCGCCTACAACGCGAGCAAGTTCGGCCTCAACGGGCTGTCTGAGGTGCTGACCCTCGACCTGCGGCAGCACGGCATCAAGGTGACCCAGATCATGCCCGGCAGCGTGGCGACCTATTTCAACGGCCACACCCCCAACGAGGCCGATGCCTGGAAGATTCAGCCCGAGGACATCGCGCAGCTCACCCTCGACCTGCTGGCAATGCCGGAGCGCACGTTGCCGAGCCGCATCGAGGTTCGCCCCAGCCGCCCACCGCAGAAGTAA
- the smpB gene encoding SsrA-binding protein SmpB encodes MPRVYTNRRAHHEYELLERFEAGIALTGSEVKSVRAGGVDFRDAFARLTGGNIELEGLYIPTYTEATYNNHEPRRPRRLLLHREEIGKLKRALEQKGLTLVPTRLYQKGRVFKVELALARGKKLHDKRRAEAEKTLRRELREL; translated from the coding sequence ATGCCCCGCGTGTACACGAACCGCCGCGCACACCACGAGTACGAACTGCTGGAGCGCTTCGAGGCGGGCATCGCCCTGACGGGCAGCGAGGTCAAGAGCGTCCGGGCAGGCGGCGTGGATTTCCGGGACGCCTTCGCGCGTCTGACGGGTGGGAATATCGAGCTGGAGGGGTTGTACATTCCGACCTACACTGAAGCCACCTACAACAACCACGAACCCCGCCGCCCCCGCCGATTGCTGCTGCACCGCGAGGAGATCGGCAAGCTGAAGCGGGCGCTGGAGCAAAAGGGTCTGACCCTGGTGCCCACGCGGCTCTACCAGAAGGGCCGGGTCTTCAAGGTCGAGCTGGCCCTGGCCCGTGGCAAGAAGCTCCACGACAAGCGCCGCGCCGAAGCTGAGAAGACCCTGCGCCGGGAGCTGCGCGAACTGTGA
- a CDS encoding N-acetylmuramoyl-L-alanine amidase: MAGLAGAQIAFSRLNLAGQQVQSVNLYGAEYASQSVLDRVVRISREGQVIRVEGYGHVLLFPLDEDPQRAATDFNTVQLDTERVKARTATLLNGNLYLPLDTLARGLGAQYRAGNFRVIPARLQGVSSRAGASSDRLVLDLTRDVSFSDELRGTTVTVTLEDVQGEARRYTTRGAFVPRAQVARDGEDLRLSFTLPPGSGYRVYRVVRPGGSRLVVDAGPGIPYTSPALLERISRPLIVLDPARVEGLGRDVTLDVARRAAELLSQAGWQVRLTRDGQSALGLNQKLALARRSDVYLALNLGRFPGTDRGGVTVYEPTGRSTAQIVEAVRSGGKAPYIDLAIGGSGGTKRLSELLRGELKGGGVTAQAETVSRTLTLGEAPQAALLLELGWVGNEEDRADLASAGRLRAMSVAVARSVATYLTARAANAGRTVSATPAADTQASGTAGAGQ; the protein is encoded by the coding sequence ATGGCGGGGCTGGCGGGGGCGCAGATCGCCTTCTCGCGCCTCAACCTCGCCGGGCAGCAGGTTCAGAGCGTGAATCTCTACGGGGCCGAGTACGCCAGCCAGAGCGTGCTGGACCGGGTGGTCCGCATCAGCCGCGAGGGCCAGGTCATCCGGGTGGAGGGGTACGGGCACGTCCTGCTGTTCCCCCTCGACGAGGACCCGCAGCGGGCCGCCACCGACTTCAACACCGTGCAGCTCGACACCGAGCGTGTGAAGGCCCGCACCGCGACCCTGCTCAACGGCAATCTCTACCTGCCGCTGGACACGCTGGCGCGGGGCCTGGGGGCGCAGTACCGCGCCGGGAACTTCCGGGTGATTCCTGCCCGGCTCCAGGGGGTGAGCAGCCGCGCGGGGGCGAGCAGCGACCGCCTCGTGCTGGACCTCACCCGCGACGTGAGCTTCAGCGACGAGCTGCGCGGCACCACCGTCACCGTGACGCTGGAGGACGTGCAGGGCGAGGCGCGGCGCTACACCACACGCGGGGCCTTCGTGCCGCGTGCTCAGGTGGCCCGCGACGGGGAGGACCTGAGGCTCAGCTTCACCCTGCCGCCCGGCAGCGGCTACCGGGTCTACCGGGTGGTGCGGCCCGGCGGGTCCCGGCTCGTCGTGGACGCGGGGCCGGGCATTCCCTACACCAGCCCGGCCCTGCTGGAGCGCATCTCGCGCCCGCTGATCGTGCTGGACCCCGCCCGCGTCGAGGGGTTGGGGCGCGACGTGACGCTGGACGTGGCTCGCCGCGCTGCCGAACTGCTGAGTCAGGCGGGGTGGCAGGTGCGCCTGACCCGCGACGGGCAGAGTGCCCTGGGCCTGAACCAGAAGCTCGCGCTGGCCCGCCGCAGCGACGTGTACCTCGCGCTCAACCTGGGGCGCTTTCCCGGCACCGACCGGGGCGGCGTGACCGTGTACGAACCCACCGGCCGCTCAACCGCGCAGATCGTGGAGGCGGTGCGTTCGGGCGGCAAGGCTCCCTACATCGACCTTGCCATCGGGGGGTCGGGGGGGACCAAGCGCCTCAGCGAGCTGCTGCGGGGCGAACTGAAGGGGGGCGGCGTGACCGCGCAGGCCGAGACGGTCAGCCGCACGCTCACGCTGGGTGAGGCGCCGCAGGCCGCGCTGCTGCTGGAACTCGGCTGGGTGGGCAACGAGGAGGATCGCGCCGACCTCGCCTCCGCCGGGCGACTGCGGGCGATGTCGGTCGCGGTGGCCCGCTCGGTGGCGACCTACCTCACCGCCCGCGCCGCGAACGCCGGGCGCACGGTGTCGGCCACGCCCGCTGCCGACACCCAGGCCAGCGGCACGGCAGGAGCAGGCCAATGA
- a CDS encoding GerMN domain-containing protein: MKRLFSLFNVVSLALLGAAAYAYTEVQRPPATPEAPKLQLQERQSKPVKVYFSDAQVQTMKPETRTVQVTQDTPAATAQAALRAWANGPQTQGSLPVVPKGSPAPNVWLRGTHVYVDLPESYQRLRYGTSGERMLLCTLTRTLLEVRGQDVTFLVGGKNVETLWHLDLREPYRAQDCTDQ; encoded by the coding sequence ATGAAGCGCCTCTTTTCCCTCTTCAACGTGGTAAGCCTGGCCCTGCTGGGAGCGGCGGCCTATGCCTATACGGAAGTGCAGCGGCCCCCGGCGACGCCCGAAGCGCCCAAGCTCCAGCTTCAGGAGCGGCAGTCCAAGCCGGTCAAGGTCTACTTCAGCGACGCGCAGGTCCAGACCATGAAGCCCGAGACCCGCACCGTGCAGGTCACCCAGGACACGCCCGCCGCCACCGCGCAGGCGGCGCTGCGGGCCTGGGCGAACGGGCCGCAGACGCAGGGGTCGCTCCCGGTCGTGCCCAAGGGCAGTCCCGCGCCGAACGTGTGGCTGCGCGGCACGCACGTCTACGTGGACCTGCCGGAGAGCTACCAGCGGCTGCGCTACGGCACCAGCGGCGAGCGGATGCTGCTGTGCACGCTGACCCGCACCCTGCTGGAGGTGCGTGGGCAGGACGTGACCTTCCTGGTCGGGGGCAAGAACGTCGAAACCCTGTGGCACCTCGACCTGCGCGAGCCGTACCGCGCCCAGGACTGCACCGACCAGTGA